From a single Papaver somniferum cultivar HN1 unplaced genomic scaffold, ASM357369v1 unplaced-scaffold_19, whole genome shotgun sequence genomic region:
- the LOC113338216 gene encoding LIMR family protein At5g01460-like, protein MGDFNLALVIVAIVVTVLVFIFNVYLLINYQHPDDANQAYFPKFVVVFGLSVAAISILMLPADVANRQACSNAIYNGACNLTLPMKTLWLVVYIVDAVLVFLVIPFAMFFYEGDQEKSVGKRIKSALLWCGTSVIVCGLVLGILYGVIGKVDFTVRHLSSSANNFPNDWKTFSSGQPCGNSTNHQCSAYTANAASESTWTMRTTFPEYVVALATIVGSVLFSIFGGVGIVSLPLGLIFSFIRRPKAVITRSQYIKEATELGKKAKELKKAADALRQEEKNGAKGRKWRKNVKAVEKELLLLEEDVKALEEMYPQGEKAETSWALTVIGYLAKLVLGVLGLIVSVAWIAHIIIYLLIDPPLTSFLNEVFIKLDDVWGLLGTAAFAFFCFYLLLAVIAGAMMLGLRLVFITIHPMKWGATLMNSFLFNVGLILLCSISVIQFCATAFGYYAQATAAQEIFGHTLQSLRGIKYLYKYNIFQIAFIVLAGLTFIYYAIFGWRKRKPSGRFQLAT, encoded by the exons ATGGGGGATTTTAACCTAGCTTTGGTAATTGTTGCGATAGTTGTGACAGTATTAGTATTCATCTTCAATGTATACTTATTGATTAATTATCAACATCCAGATGATGCTAACCAGGCATATTTCCCtaaatttgttgttgtttttggtcTATCTGTTGCTGCTATCTCTATATTGATGTTACCAGCTGATGTTGCTAATCGACAAGCTTGTAGTAATGCTATATATAATGGAGCTTGTAATCTTACTTTGCCTATGAAGACTCTTTGGTTGGTTGTTTACATAGTTGATGCTGTTCTTGTTTTCTTGGTTATTCCTTTCGCTATGTTCTTCTACGAAGGAGACCAAGAAaa GAGTGTAGGGAAAAGGATAAAGAGCGCGTTATTATGGTGTGGGACGTCCGTGATTGTTTGTGGTCTTGTGCTTGGGATTTTATATG GGGTAATTGGGAAGGTAGATTTCACAGTCAGGCACCTTTCTTCATCCGCAAATAACTTTCCAAATGACTGGAAAACCTTCTCTAGCGGTCAACCTTGTGGAAACTCAACAAATCACCAG TGCTCCGCATACACAGCAAATGCTGCATCAGAGTCAACTTGGACAATGCGCACTACATTCCCTGAATATGTTGTCGCTCTTGCTACCATTGTGGGATCAGTACTTTTCTCT ATATTTGGTGGCGTTGGCATTGTTTCCTTGCCTTTAGGACTTATATTTTCATTTATTCGGCGTCCAAAGGCTGTCATTACTCGCTCACAGTATATCAAG GAAGCAACTGAGCTGGGAAAAAAAGCAAAAGAATTGAAGAAAGCAGCTGATGCACTCCGCCAAGAGGAGAAAAACGGTGCTAAGGGGAGAAAATGGCGCAAAAATGTCAAGGCTGTTGAAAAG GAGTTGCTTCTCTTAGAAGAGGATGTGAAAGCTTTGGAGGAGATGTATCCTCAAGGGGAAAAG GCGGAGACTTCTTGGGCTTTAACTGTTATTGGTTACTTGGCAAAACTTGTGTTGGGGGTTCTAGG GTTGATTGTATCGGTGGCATGGATTGCACATATTATTATATACCTGCTAATTGATCCTCCACTTACCTCTTTTCTAAATGAAGTTTTTATCAAGCTCGATGATGTCTGGG GTCTTCTAGGTACAGCTGCGTTTGCATTCTTCTGTTTTTACCTTCTGTTGGCAGTGATTGCAGGGGCCATGATGCTTGGTCTACGATTAGTTTTCATAACAATCCATCCCATGAA ATGGGGAGCAACTCTTATGAACTCGTTTCTTTTCAACGTCGGACTCATCCTCCTTTGCTCCATCAG TGTAATTCAGTTCTGCGCAACAGCCTTCGGTTATTATGCTCAAGCAACTGCTGCGCAGGAAATATTTGGCCACACTTTGCAATCTCTTCGCGGAATCAAATATCTCTACAA GTATAACATATTTCAAATTGCATTCATTGTTCTAGCAGGACTGACTTTTATCTACTATGCAATCTTT GGCTGGAGAAAGAGAAAACCTAGTGGGAGGTTCCAACTTGCCACATAA